GCTTTTAGAAGAGATTTAGTAAAAAATATAAATTTTCAAAAAATTAAAAAATAATTATTTACCGTTATTGATAAAACTAAAAAAATATAGTATAATTATGAGATTAGAGATGTTAGTAAATACATTCAGACTTTTATTAAACACATATCTAGAATAATAGTTTACTATATCGCAAATCAGACACGTTAATGACAATTGAACAAATTTTAAAACAAATAGTATCATTTAAAATTTAGGGAGGTAGTATTTATGTACGCATTGGATAAACAGCTTGTTTTGGAAGATGGTAGTGTGTATAAGGGGTATGGATTTGGAGCAGATGTGGAAATGGCTGGGGAAGTTGTTTTTAATACTGCGATGACTGGGTACCAGGAAACTATTTCAGATCCATCGTATAATGGGCAGATTATTACATTTACTTATCCGTTAATTGGAAATTATGGGATAAATAGGGATGATTATGAAACTATTAATCCAAGTATCAAGGGAATTGTAACTCGTGAAATATGTAGAAAACCTTCTAATTTTAGAAATGAATTTACATTGGATGAAGTTTTGAAGGATTTGAATATTCCAGGAATTTCTGGAATTGATACACGTAGTCTGACAAAGAAAATAAGAGAGCATGGAACGATTAAGGGAATTATCGTTAGTGCAGACAAAGATCCGCAAGAAATTGCAAAAAATTTAAAAATCAATTCGTTGCCAACCAATCAAATCGAACAGGTATCGACAAAAAAAGCATTTCTTTCATCTGGAAGAGGGATGAGAGTTGTTCTTCTTGACTTAGGAATGAAATCAGGAATTATGAGGGAACTTAACTCAAGAGACTGTGATATTGTCGTAATGCCACATAATGCAACTTCTAAAGAAATTTTAAGACAAAAACCAGACGGAATAATGTTAAGCAATGGACCGGGAGATCCGATAGATGTTCCAGAAACAATTGCTACAATTAGGGAATTAATAGACAAAGTGCCAATTTTTGGAATTTGTATGGGACATCAGCTAATTTCACTTGCCTGTGGAGCAAAGACATATAAATTGCTATTCGGACATCGTGGAGCAAATCAGCCAGTGTTAAACCTACAAACTGGAAAAGTTGATATTACAGCACAAAATCATGGATATGCTGTGGATATTGACTCGTTGAAGGATACAGACCTGGAACTGACACATATCGCAGTAAATGACAGAACCTGCGAAGGTGTAAGACATAAAAAATATCCAGTATTTTCGGTACAGTATCATCCAGAGGCTTCTCCAGGACCACATGACCCAAATTATTTATTTGATATGTTTATTGAAAATATGAGAAAGAATCGGAAATAATAATTTTAGAACTATTGATTGAAAACAAATTTTTTAGTTTATTTTAGGTAAAGTTGTTACATAAAATTAAAGATTATAAAATATTGAAATAAAAGTGTTGATAAAAATTAATAGCAAGGAGATGTAGGGAAATGCCTAAACGAAAAGATATAGAAACGATTTTAGTGATTGGGTCTGGACCAATTATTATTGGACAGGCTGCTGAATTTGATTATGCAGGGACACAGGCGTGTTTATCATTGCGTGAAGAAGGATACAAGGTTATCCTTGTAAATTCCAATCCTGCAACTATTATGACAGATAAGGAAATTGCGGATAAAGTATATATTGAACCATTAACTGTTGAATTTGTGTCAAAAATTATAAGAAAAGAACGTCCAGATGCCTTGCTTCCTACTCTTGGAGGACAGGTTGGGCTAAATCTGGCTGTGGAACTGCACGAAGCAGGAGTGCTTGAAGAATGTGGAGTAGAGCTGCTAGGGACTAAGCTTGACTCTATTAAGCAGGCGGAAGATAGGGAACTGTTCAGAGATTTGATGAACGAACTGGGAGAGCCTGTACCTGAATCGGATATTATTCATAATTTGGGAGAGGCACGTAGATTTGTGGAAAAAATTGGATACCCTGTGATTGTCCGTCCTGCCTTTACAATGGGAGGAACTGGTGGAGGAATCTGCCACAATGATGAAGAACTGGAAGACATTGTTACAAATGGACTTAGATATTCGCCAGTAACTCAATGTTTATTAGAAAAATCAATTTCAGGATACAAGGAAATCGAGTATGAAGTAATGCGTGACAGCAATGATACAGCGATTGTTGTCTGCAATATGGAAAATATTGATCCAGTTGGGATTCACACGGGAGATTCGATTGTAGTTGCACCGTCACAAACATTGACAGACAGGGAATACCACATGTTGAGAGATGTTTCGTTGAAAATAATAAGAGCATTGAAAATAGAAGGTGGATGTAACGTTCAGCTGGCATTAGATCCGTATTCGTTCAATTATTATATTATTGAGGTAAATCCGAGGGTGTCACGTTCATCGGCACTCGCTTCAAAAGCGACAGGTTATCCAATTGCAAAAATTGCCGCAAAAATTGCAGTTGGATTGACACTTGATGAAATTATAAATCCTGTTACTAAAAATTCGTATGCGTGCTTTGAGCCGTCACTTGACTATGTTGTAAGTAAAATACCGAGATTTCCGTTTGACAAGTTTGAAAAGGCGGATAGGCATTTAGGTACACAAATGAAGGCAACAGGGGAAGTAATGGCAATTGGAAGAACTTATGAGGAAAGTTTGTTAAAGGCTATTCGTTCGCTTGAGTACGGAGTACATCACTTGGGGCTTCCAAATGGAGATGAATTCAGCTTGGAATACATTTTGAGAAGAATCCAGAAAGCTGGAGATGAAAGATTGTTTTTTATTGGGGAAGCATTAAGACTAGGAGTTACTCCGCAGGAAATACATGATATGACAAAAATTGACATGTTTTTCCTTGATAAAATGAAAAATATTATTGATATTGAAGTCGAATTGAAGGCAAATGTAAATAATCCAGATGCACTGCTGTTTGCCAAAAGATACGGATTTTCAGATAAAGTTATTGCACACCGTTGGAATACGACAGAAGATGAAGTTTATAAACTTCGTGAAAAATGCAATATTAAGCCTGTGTTTAAGATGGTTGATACCTGTGCGGCTGAATTTAAGTCAGAAACACCTTATTTTTATTCAACTTATGAGCAGGAAAATGAAAGTGTTGTGGGGGATAAGAAAAAAATTATTGTTCTTGGATCGGGACCTATTAGAATTGGGCAAGGTGTTGAATTTGACTATGCGACAGTTCACGCTGTGAAGGCGATAAAAGAGTCTGGCTATGAGGCAATTATTGTAAATAACAATCCTGAAACTGTTTCAACGGACTTTTCAATTTCGGATAAACTTTATTTTGAGCCACTTACAGAAGAGGATGTTATGGCGATAATCGAGCTTGAACAGCCAGAAGGCGTTGTTGTTCAGTTTGGCGGACAGACGGCAATTAACTTGGCTGAAAAATTGGCAAGACATGGTGTTAAAATATTGGGAACAGCGCTTGAAGAAATTGATAATGCGGAAAACCGTGATAAATTCGAGGCATTGCTGCATAAATTGAACATTCCTCAGCCACTTGGAAAAACTGCGTTTGATACGGAAACTGCTGTAAAAAATGCGGCTGAAATCGGATACCCTGTTCTAGTGCGTCCATCTTACGTATTAGGTGGAAGAGCAATGGAAATAGTATATCGTGAAGAGGAATTGCGTCAATATATGGAAAATGCTGTAAAAGTATCTCCTGATCATCCTGTGCTTACTGATAGATATTTAGTTGGAAAGGAAATCGAAGTGGATGCAATTTGCGACGGGGAAACGGTTGTGATTCCTGGAATTATGGAGCATATCGAAAGAGCGGGAGTCCATTCTGGAGATTCTATTGCAGTTTACCCTCCACAAAGCCTTACAGATTCACAAAAGCGTACATTAATTGACTATACAACAAGACTTGCAAAAGGATTAAACATTATAGGGCTTTTGAATATTCAGTATGTAATTAGCGATGGAGAAGTTTATGTATTGGAAGTAAATCCTAGAAGTTCAAGGACAGTTCCATTTTTAAGCAAGATTACAGGCGTTCCTATGGCAAATCTTGCTATGAAGGGAATTCTTGGAGAAACGTTGAAAAGTAAAGGATATCAAACTGGATTAATTGAAGAAAGTAAACATGTGTATACAAAAGTTCCTGTGTTCAGTTTCCAGAAATTAAAAGATGTGGATACAACATTAGGGCCTGAAATGAAGTCTACAGGAGAAGTTATGGGAAGTGATGAAAACCTTGAAAAATCACTTTACAAAGGGCTAATTTCATCTGGAATTAAAGTCAAGGATCAAGGAAGCGTATTGTTTACAATTAGTGGAACTGCAAAAGAGGAAGCTTATGGATTGGCTAAGAGATTTTCTGACTTGGGCTATCATATAATGGCTACAAAAGGCACAGCTAGATATTTTGAGGAAAAAGGGCTTCGTGTTGAAACTGTTGGAAAAATTGAAGAAGAAGGAAAATATGAACATGATGTATTAGGACTGATTTACAAAGGACTTGTTGATATGGTAATAAATACAGCGGCTAAAAAGAAAACTGCAACAAATGACGGATTTAAAATTAGACGTGCTGCAAGTGAACAGGAAATCGCCTGTCTTACTTCACTTGATACAACAGATGCTTTACTGAAAGTTCTGGAATCTATTTCGTTTAATGTAAGTTCGATATAATTAATTTTGATTTTATTAAATAAAATAGAAAATAAATTTTAAAAATTACCAATTTCGTTAGTTTTATTTTAAATAATAGGATTAGGGAAATTGGTAAAATTTTTAAGTAAAATAAAAAAATAAAAGATAATGGAGTAAAAATGAACTATAAAAAAATAATATTAATAGGATTTTTCTCAATTTTTTTACTTTCTTGTGATGATACATTTAAGGAAATTAGAAGAAAATTTAGTATAAAAAAAGTGAAAAATGAAGAAATGGAGAAGTACAACGGCTATATTGAAATCCATAATAATTTGACAAATATTGAGAATGAAATTTCAAAATATATTGATGTGGCTGGAGAAGGCAAAGAAATAAATGTTCAGGAAATAGGGACACTGGAAAGCATTCCTGTTATTAAAATTGACAATACTGTTATCCAAAAACTTGGAAAAAATATAAATTCAAAATTTAAGATGGAAAAGCTGGATAATTCTTCCAAAAGATTATTGCCAATTTTAAAAGAATTAAAAGCAGTAACAGATTCTATGGCAAATTACTATGGAAAAAAAGAATATTTGGCAGATAACTTTTCCAAAGGGCAGCAATTACATACAAATTTTTTAAAAATTTACAAAAGATATAAAGAGAGTTCAAATGTTTTTAAAGCGGAAGTGGAAAACAAAACGAAAGAAAGAGTTCAGAAAATATTAGAAACATATAAGAATGAAGGCAGCCTGATAAAATACAATTTGGCAATTCTTATAAATAGTTGTGAAGATTTTGTGGATAAAATGGATAATCAGAAACTTAGTATGACAACATTTATAAAAGGTGATTTGGGAAAATTAAAAAAAGCGCAGCAAAATATTTTAACAGCTTCAACTAACTTTCAAAAGACAATTACAAATGAAAAACAATTGAAAAAGGAAAATTATACAAAAGAAAAATTGGAAATATTTAATAATCAACTTGCAGAATTTGAAAAATCAGTTACAACATTTATTAAAGAAGTTGAAAAAAGTAAGTCATTGAGTAAGGAAGATATTGAGAAGAAAGTTTATACAGAGGATATGGCTGGAACTCCGAACGATGTAATTAAAAAGTATAACAATTTAGTGAATGCCTACAATAGTCTGATGAATTAAAAATAGGAAAAAATCAAAATTTATATAAATAATTATAAATTTTATTATATACTCAAACCTATTTAAAATTAAACTACTAAAAATTATATAGATTTAGGGATTGAGTAAAATAGTCGCAGCTTTTTGAGTTTAGTTTTAAAGCAGTTTTACTATAGTTTTATAAAAAGCCTTAAAATAAGAATTTTATAAAGAAGAAATTATTTTCAAAAAATAAAAATCTATTTAAGGCATTTTTATTTTAAATATATAGATTAATGTTAATTTCTTTT
The nucleotide sequence above comes from Leptotrichia hongkongensis. Encoded proteins:
- the carA gene encoding glutamine-hydrolyzing carbamoyl-phosphate synthase small subunit, translating into MYALDKQLVLEDGSVYKGYGFGADVEMAGEVVFNTAMTGYQETISDPSYNGQIITFTYPLIGNYGINRDDYETINPSIKGIVTREICRKPSNFRNEFTLDEVLKDLNIPGISGIDTRSLTKKIREHGTIKGIIVSADKDPQEIAKNLKINSLPTNQIEQVSTKKAFLSSGRGMRVVLLDLGMKSGIMRELNSRDCDIVVMPHNATSKEILRQKPDGIMLSNGPGDPIDVPETIATIRELIDKVPIFGICMGHQLISLACGAKTYKLLFGHRGANQPVLNLQTGKVDITAQNHGYAVDIDSLKDTDLELTHIAVNDRTCEGVRHKKYPVFSVQYHPEASPGPHDPNYLFDMFIENMRKNRK
- the carB gene encoding carbamoyl-phosphate synthase large subunit; translation: MPKRKDIETILVIGSGPIIIGQAAEFDYAGTQACLSLREEGYKVILVNSNPATIMTDKEIADKVYIEPLTVEFVSKIIRKERPDALLPTLGGQVGLNLAVELHEAGVLEECGVELLGTKLDSIKQAEDRELFRDLMNELGEPVPESDIIHNLGEARRFVEKIGYPVIVRPAFTMGGTGGGICHNDEELEDIVTNGLRYSPVTQCLLEKSISGYKEIEYEVMRDSNDTAIVVCNMENIDPVGIHTGDSIVVAPSQTLTDREYHMLRDVSLKIIRALKIEGGCNVQLALDPYSFNYYIIEVNPRVSRSSALASKATGYPIAKIAAKIAVGLTLDEIINPVTKNSYACFEPSLDYVVSKIPRFPFDKFEKADRHLGTQMKATGEVMAIGRTYEESLLKAIRSLEYGVHHLGLPNGDEFSLEYILRRIQKAGDERLFFIGEALRLGVTPQEIHDMTKIDMFFLDKMKNIIDIEVELKANVNNPDALLFAKRYGFSDKVIAHRWNTTEDEVYKLREKCNIKPVFKMVDTCAAEFKSETPYFYSTYEQENESVVGDKKKIIVLGSGPIRIGQGVEFDYATVHAVKAIKESGYEAIIVNNNPETVSTDFSISDKLYFEPLTEEDVMAIIELEQPEGVVVQFGGQTAINLAEKLARHGVKILGTALEEIDNAENRDKFEALLHKLNIPQPLGKTAFDTETAVKNAAEIGYPVLVRPSYVLGGRAMEIVYREEELRQYMENAVKVSPDHPVLTDRYLVGKEIEVDAICDGETVVIPGIMEHIERAGVHSGDSIAVYPPQSLTDSQKRTLIDYTTRLAKGLNIIGLLNIQYVISDGEVYVLEVNPRSSRTVPFLSKITGVPMANLAMKGILGETLKSKGYQTGLIEESKHVYTKVPVFSFQKLKDVDTTLGPEMKSTGEVMGSDENLEKSLYKGLISSGIKVKDQGSVLFTISGTAKEEAYGLAKRFSDLGYHIMATKGTARYFEEKGLRVETVGKIEEEGKYEHDVLGLIYKGLVDMVINTAAKKKTATNDGFKIRRAASEQEIACLTSLDTTDALLKVLESISFNVSSI
- a CDS encoding YiiG family protein; this translates as MNYKKIILIGFFSIFLLSCDDTFKEIRRKFSIKKVKNEEMEKYNGYIEIHNNLTNIENEISKYIDVAGEGKEINVQEIGTLESIPVIKIDNTVIQKLGKNINSKFKMEKLDNSSKRLLPILKELKAVTDSMANYYGKKEYLADNFSKGQQLHTNFLKIYKRYKESSNVFKAEVENKTKERVQKILETYKNEGSLIKYNLAILINSCEDFVDKMDNQKLSMTTFIKGDLGKLKKAQQNILTASTNFQKTITNEKQLKKENYTKEKLEIFNNQLAEFEKSVTTFIKEVEKSKSLSKEDIEKKVYTEDMAGTPNDVIKKYNNLVNAYNSLMN